From Amphiprion ocellaris isolate individual 3 ecotype Okinawa chromosome 2, ASM2253959v1, whole genome shotgun sequence, a single genomic window includes:
- the LOC111573385 gene encoding GDP-L-fucose synthase — MMNCQDEHSTPVRVLVTGGSGLVGKAIQHVVKEENGAKEGEEWIFLSSKDANLMNVDETRAIFEKHRPTHVIHLAAMVGGLFKNMKYNLDFWRNNIYINDNVLQAAHEVGVVKVVSCLSTCIFPDKTAYPIDETMIHNGPPHESNFGYAYAKRMIDVHNRACFQQHGHCYTAVIPTNVFGPHDNFSIEDGHVLPGLIHKAYIAQKEGKPLVVWGSGTPRRQFIYSLDLARLFLWVLREYPEVEPIILSVGEEDEVSIKEAADALVEALGFKGEVMHDTSKADGQFKKTASNAKLRRYLPDFTFTPFKQALKETCDWFVANYDTARK; from the exons ATG ATGAACTGTCAAGACGAGCACAGCACTCCAGTGAGAGTGTTGGTGACAGGAGGGTCCGGCTTAGTGGGGAAGGCCATACAGCATGTGGTTAAAGAAGAGAATGGAGCCAAGGAGGGGGAAGAATGGatttttctctcctccaaagATGCTAACCTCAT GAACGTGGACGAGACACGGGCAATATTTGAGAAGCATCGACCCACCCATGTAATCCACCTGGCTGCTATGGTGGGAGGGCTCTTCAAGAACATGAAGTACAACCTGGACTTTTGG AGGAACAACATCTACATCAATGATAATGTGCTGCAGGCAGCACATGAAGTGGGCGTAGTCAAGGTTGTTTCCTGCCTATCCACCTGCATCTTTCCAGATAAGACAGCCTATCCTATCGACGAGACCATG ATCCATAATGGTCCACCCCATGAGTCCAACTTTGGCTATGCCTATGCAAAGAGGATGATTGATGTTCATAACAG GGCTTGTTTCCAGCAGCATGGACACTGCTATACAGCTGTGATTCCCACTAATGTGTTTGGTCCTCATGACAACTTCAGCATTGAGGATGGTCATGTGCTGCCAGGCCTCATACATAAAGCATACATTGCTCAAA AGGAGGGGAAACCCTTGGTGGTGTGGGGCTCCGGCACTCCTAGAAGACAGTTCATTTACTCTTTGGACCTGGCTCGTCTCTTCCTCTGGGTGCTGAGAGAGTATCCGGAAGTCGAGCCAATCATTCTCTCTG TTGGTGAGGAAGATGAAGTGTCCATCAAAGAAGCAGCAGATGCACTTGTTGAGGCTTTGGGCTTTAAAGGAGAAGTAATG CATGACACCAGTAAAGCAGATGGCCAGTTCAAAAAGACAGCCAGCAATGCAAAGCTGCGCCGCTACCTGCCAGACTTCACATTCACACCCTTCAAACAAG CTTTAAAGGAAACCTGTGACTGGTTTGTTGCCAACTACGACACAGCACGGAAGTGA